TTGATGTTCATGAAAAGCTCGCTCAGAAGAAACATAGAAGAATTGAAGTCTATGTCCAAACAGATGAAGGTACACTTCTCAGAGCATTTACCTTCGTGAACTCAGTCAAAGAAGGAGAGTTTATCCCTTCAGTGGAGTATTTGAGATTCATTGCTGAAGGGGCTGAGTTGCACAGTATATCAAAGGAATACATCGAGCACATATTAAGCTTTGGGTATGCACATCATAAAGGGTAGACTTATTTATTGACAGAAATGCATAGAAAATCAATGGCTAACGAATTCGTGAAGCAGAATGAGTGGGAACATGTAGTGGTGTTTACTTTATCTCCTTGGCCACATGTCGCTTACGATTGCGTTAGCCTTTCGAAAGGATGAACAAATCGTGTCAATTATCGAGAAAATCCGTCAAAAGGTGCGAAATCGCGATTATTATTTATCCGCACACGCGGAAGAGGAAATGGCTGAGGATAGTTTTGAACGGCGAGATGTGGAAAATGTCATCCTTCAAGGTTTCATTCAGAAAAAGTTGACACACGATACAAGAGGAACAAGATATCGAGTCGAGGGGCCTGCCATGGACGGAAGGTTCCTGCATGTGCTTTGTCGTTTCAAAGAAACGGGACCGCTCATCATTATTACAGTTTACGAAAAGGAGTCATGGGAATGAAATGTGAGTTTTGCAATTCCGAGACAACTCGGAAGAAGGTCAGGA
This genomic stretch from bacterium harbors:
- a CDS encoding gamma-glutamylcyclotransferase, with amino-acid sequence MLLFVYGPYMNPGYLREKGITILEARRAILRDYDICFSTQTGDWKHAMIDLKESQGKKVEGVLYKITDEAMGIFDVHEKLAQKKHRRIEVYVQTDEGTLLRAFTFVNSVKEGEFIPSVEYLRFIAEGAELHSISKEYIEHILSFGYAHHKG
- a CDS encoding DUF4258 domain-containing protein; translated protein: MSIIEKIRQKVRNRDYYLSAHAEEEMAEDSFERRDVENVILQGFIQKKLTHDTRGTRYRVEGPAMDGRFLHVLCRFKETGPLIIITVYEKESWE